One region of Pagrus major chromosome 7, Pma_NU_1.0 genomic DNA includes:
- the LOC141000226 gene encoding matrix metalloproteinase-19-like: MENNPNRKMEHRLELLMLLVFLTTASTVAQSSEEFTEAVAYLKKYGYLHIPLDSKGQNHQPEEIAEGLRIFQKATNLQISGKLDSATLAMMNKPRCGVEDPFNDKFLKYRVMGYWRKKMLTYRIYNYTPDLGLGKTRSAIQSAFKYWSDVSPLRFTELQRGRADIKISFHRKDRTCPVPFDGRGHVLAHADAPESGIVHFDLDEMWTEGQSSGSNLRIVAAHEIGHALGLGHSQHYSALMGPVYNGYRSDFKLHADDIRGIQALYGKPATPPRNPGTPSRNPGGAAPDPCKATPDAVMLGPLDRRTYVFSGQYVWTVSSNGYNTPVPISLLWRELPGSLNAAVHSQRTGKSYFLKDDKVWRYTNFKLDHGFPRRLNNLPANIDSALYFSKNKKLIFFKGSGYWQWDEIGPTDFSSYPKPTEKLIDGLPSSTDAALMWTNGHIYFFKGTQYWRVNQQHQAVEKAYPLSTANHWMHCDD; the protein is encoded by the exons GCGTATTTAAAGAAGTATGGCTATCTCCACATCCCACTGGACAGTAAAGGCCAAAACCATCAACCGGAGGAGATAGCTGAAGGCCTAAG AATTTTTCAGAAAGCAACAAACCTGCAAATATCAGGAAAACTAGATTCAGCCACTCTGGCGATGATGAACAAACCTCGGTGTGGCGTAGAAGACCCGTTTAATGACAAATTCCTCAAATATCGAGTCATGG GCTACTGGCGCAAGAAGATGCTGACGTACCGCATCTATAACTACACCCCTGACTTGGGTCTGGGAAAGACCCGTTCGGCCATTCAGAGTGCATTTAAGTACTGGAGCGACGTGTCACCTTTGAGGTTCACCGAGCTTCAGCGGGGAAGAGCAGACATCAAGATCTCCTTTCACAGAAAAGACAGGACGTGTCCAGTGCCTTTTGATGGGCGAG GTCATGTTTTAGCCCACGCTGATGCCCCTGAATCAGGCATCGTGCACTTCGACTTGGATGAAATGTGGACAGAAGGGCAATCCTCCGGCTCCAACCTGAGGATTGTTGCGGCCCATGAGATTGGCCATGCTCTCGGCCTTGGCCACTCACAGCACTACAGCGCACTGATGGGACCCGTGTACAACGGATACCGCTCTGACTTCAAGCTGCATGCAGATGACATCCGAGGGATCCAGGCTTTATATG gaAAGCCAGCGACTCCACCCAGGAACCCAGGAACTCCATCCAGGAACCCAGGAGGAGCTGCTCCAGATCCTTGCAAGGCCACTCCGGATGCAGTAATGTTGG gtcCTTTGGACCGTAGGACGTATGTGTTCAGTGGCCAGTACGTGTGGACGGTGTCCAGTAATGGCTACAACACACCCGTCCCGATCTCATTACTATGGAGGGAGCTGCCAGGGAGCCTCAATGCAGCTGTTCACTCTCAGCGGACTGGCAAGTCCTACTTTCTGAAAG ACGACAAAGTATGGAGATACACAAACTTCAAACTTGACCATGGCTTCCCCAGGCGCTTGAACAATCTCCCTGCTAACATTGATTCAGCTCTGTACTTCAGCAAGAACAAAAAGCTTATCTTTTTCAAA GGCTCTGGATACTGGCAGTGGGATGAAATTGGCCCGACAGACTTCAGTTCATATCCCAAACCGACTGAAAAACTCATTGACGGGTTACCCAGTAGTACTGATGCAGCACTGATGTGGACAAACGGTCATATATACTTCTTTAAAGGCACTCAGTACTGGCGTGTAAACCAGCAGCACCAAGCAGTGGAGAAGGCCTATCCTCTGAGCACGGCCAATCACTGGATGCACTGTGACGACTGA